The Euphorbia lathyris chromosome 8, ddEupLath1.1, whole genome shotgun sequence genome has a window encoding:
- the LOC136203037 gene encoding protein CHLORORESPIRATORY REDUCTION 6, chloroplastic-like: MATGLISRFPSPKQITPSPSPSQWISSTSSCSCRPFPFTIPNSQHSRFVAVSVSFNPSGNFDLSLYDNDDDDSPPESGAPMPPSEGRFDVLIDNDNITRLDLSPFATATGIISPLSAKPKEYLERTIGFSINYEREDPRDPRELSEYPDVRLWFVRLDAVYPWLPVLLDWRAGELARYAAMLVPHQMNMKMGVVFNPEALELFIMNKVFVVYSWLKEHNIPKPRLKTSHMARMLGFGIGDELFDLIDNSPPPP, from the exons ATGGCTACCGGCCTCATCTCCCGTTTCCCTTCGCCAAAGCAGATTACACCCTCTCCTTCTCCGTCTCAATGGATTTCTTCCACTTCCAGTTGCAGTTGCAGACCCTTTCCATTTACAATCCCCAATTCCCAACATTCACGTTTTGTTGCAGTCTCTGTTTCATTCAACCCTTCCGGGAATTTCGACCTTTCTCTCTATGACAATGATGATGATG aCTCACCACCAGAATCTGGAGCTCCAATGCCTCCAAGTGAGGGCAGATTTGATGTTCTTATTGATAATGATAACATTACCCGTCTTGATTTATCCCCTTTTGCCACCGCCACTGGAATCATTTCCCCCTTATCAG CAAAGCCAAAAGAATATCTTGAAAGAACAATTGGATTTAGCATTAATTATGAAAGAGAAGATCCACGTGATCCAAGAGAATTATCAGAGTATCCTGATGTAAGATTATGGTTTGTAAGACTTGATGCTGTGTATCCATGGTTGCCTGTCTTGTTGGATTGGAGAGCTGGTGAGCTAGCTCGTTATGCTGCCATGTTAGTCCCTCATCAG ATGAATATGAAAATGGGTGTTGTTTTTAATCCAGAGGCATTAGAATTGTTCATCATGAACAAAGTTTTCGTGGTGTATTCTTGGTTGAAGGAGCATAACATTCCAAAACCAAGATTAAAGACTAGTCACATGGCCAGGATGCTTGGATTTGGGATCGGAGATGAACTTTTTGACCTTATTGATAACTCACCACCTCCTCCTTAA
- the LOC136203945 gene encoding protein FAR1-RELATED SEQUENCE 5-like: protein MDPRTSEYENSEDEEAARVWVGDGIDYSPYFITSTVFQTNVEAIQWAKNIAIKNGFEIVISSHKHGGKQTLLRCSRGERYRGLPIPLEDGLSRKTKTKACGCPFRLKVRQLQDFSGWQIVANAGEQSTHNHEMIVYAEGHRQISGLSPAAKLIVRDMSSYQAKPCAIMTALRTKHPEDNPTIKHVYNYRDRLRKDGFEGRDMISQFFHLAVTNKYYHASLADSETNVLTHVFMAHPASVELLRTYHWYIGMDSTYKTNKYRMPFFEIVGMTPCNNNFKIAYAIMQDETESSYRWVMECLRNLIGFDMNPTVILTDRELGLMRPVREVFPDSAHMLCTWHINKDVENRVYKLMGGDMNFASKFKNGRWKKIINSQTVDEYELEVAKMKDTMGKIGNVVAYVENTWLVHKEKFVVAWTKDFLHFGNTTTCRVESEHSSLKRWLNSSTGSLDTVWAKVTMKLICKSSKSRALLKLRRWEV, encoded by the exons ATGGATCCGAGAACGTCGGAATACGAAAACTCCGAAGATGAG GAGGCAGCTAGAGTTTGGGTTGGCGACGGAATCGATTATAGTCCTTATTTCATAACGAGCACGGTATTTCAAACAAATGTGGAAGCAATTCAATGGGCGAAAAACATTGCAATCAAAAATGGTTTCGAGATCGTTATTTCTTCGCATAAACACGGAGGTAAACAAACTCTTCTGAGATGTTCACGTGGCGAACGGTATAGAGGATTGCCTATTCCCTTAGAAGATGGTTTAAGTaggaaaacaaaaactaaagcgTGTGGCTGTCCATTTCGGCTAAAAGTCAGGCAGTTGCAAGATTTTTCGGGTTGGCAGATCGTTGCTAATGCTGGGGAGCAGAGTACGCATAATCATGAAATGATAGTTTATGCGGAGGGACACCGACAGATTAGCGGTCTTAGTCCAGCAGCGAAGCTAATTGTGCGTGACATGAGTTCGTATCAAGCAAAGCCGTGTGCTATTATGACGGCACTTCGTACGAAACATCCAGAAGATAACCCAACAATAAAGCATGTATACAATTATAGAGACCGGTTGAGGAAGGATGGGTTTGAGGGTAGAGATATGATTAGTCAGTTTTTCCACCTTGCCGTCACGAACAAGTATTATCATGCTTCGCTTGCTGATTCGGAAACTAATGTGTTAACACatgtatttatggcacatccagctTCTGTTGAATTACTACGGACGTACCACTGGTATATTGGCATGGATTCAACATACAAGACCAACAAGTACAGAATGCCATTCTTcgaaattgttgggatgactcCATGCAACAACAATTTCAAAATCGCGTATGCGATTATGCAGGATGAGACCGAATCTAGCTACCGTTGGGTTATGGAGTGtttgaggaatttgattggattTGACATGAACCCGACAGTTATTTTGACTGATAGAGAGTTGGGATTGATGAGGCCTGTTAGAGAGGTTTTTCCAGATTCTGCACACATGTTGTGTACTTGGCACATTAACAAGGATGTAGAAAACAGAGTCTACAAACTCATGGGTGGAGACATGAATTTTGCttcaaaattcaagaatggcagatggaagaaaataataaattctcAAACAGTAGATGAATATGAGTTGGAAGTGGCCAAGATGAAGGATACAATGGGAAAGATAGGTAATGTGGTAGCTTATGTTGAGAATACATGGTTAGTCCACAaagagaagtttgttgttgcgtGGACTAAAGATTtcttacattttggcaacacaacaaCCTGTAGAGTGGAGAGTGAACATTCTTCTTTGAAGAGATGGCTGAATTCCTCTACTGGATCCCTCGATACAGTTTGGGCCAAGGTCACCATGAAATTGATTTGCAAGTCGTCAAAATCAA GGGCACTCTTGAAGCTTCGTAGATGGGAGGTGTGA
- the LOC136202290 gene encoding probable flavin-containing monooxygenase 1 has translation MGKRIAIIGAGSSGLMSCKYVLQKGFDPIIFEAEEGIGGVWRHTIESTKLQNSKETYQFSDLGWPASVNDKHPSHSQVVMYLQSYAKHFGILPYIRLNSRVVSIEYVGGSYEEMKSWLLWNGNGNPFGSHGKWHITVQHIKDGTQQVYQAEFVILCMGLYSGFPNIPEFLPNQGPQAFHGEVMHSMQYAAMDAQTALKFIKGKRITIIGSKKTALDIAAECANANGVEHPCTMIQRTAHWFIQSERIFGINLGFFYLNRFSELMIHKPGQKYLLTFLAFLLSPLRWGISKFIEFYLRWKLPLKKFGMIPKSSFFKDFSSCQTCKLPENFYDKVEQGSIIIKRSHCFSFCKQGLVLHGESQPLKTDLVIYATGFKGEQKIRSIFSSPFFQKFITGSSTPAIIPLYRQVIHPRIPQLAVIGYAETLSNLCATEIRCQWLAELVDGKFEVPCISEMEKQVSIWETFLKQHTGNSRRACISNIHIWNNDQLCKDMGCQPRRKNGFFADLFVPYGPTDYAGLSV, from the exons atgggaaaaagGATAGCAATAATTGGAGCAGGATCAAGTGGACTTATGTCATGCAAGTACGTTCTGCAAAAAGGTTTTGATCCAATTATATTTGAAGCGGAAGAAGGGATAGGTGGAGTTTGGAGGCATACAATAGAATCAACTAAGCTCCAAAATAGCAAAGAAACGTACCAATTTAGTGATTTGGGTTGGCCAGCATCTGTTAATGACAAACATCCATCTCATTCTCAAGTGGTTATGTATCTTCAATCTTATGCAAAACATTTTGGCATCTTACCTTACATTAGATTGAATAGTAGGGTGGTTAGCATAGAATATGTTGGAGGAAGTTATGAAGAGATGAAATCTTGGCTTCTATGGAATGGAAATGGTAATCCTTTTGGATCTCATGGGAAGTGGCACATAACAGTTCAACACATCAAAGATGGCACTCAACAG GTGTACCAGGCTGAATTTGTTATCCTTTGCATGGGACTGTATAGTGGGTTCCCCAATATCCCAGAATTCCTTCCAAATCAAGGTCCACAAGCATTCCATGGCGAGGTTATGCATTCAATGCAATATGCTGCAATGGATGCTCAAACTGCTCTTAAATTCATTAAAGGAAAGAGAATTACTATTATTGGCTCCAAGAAAACTGCACTTGATATTGCTGCTGAATGTGCAAATGCAAATG GAGTTGAACATCCTTGTACAATGATTCAAAGAACAGCTCATTGGTTTATCCAGAGTGAGAGAATCTTTGGAATCAATCTTGGTTTCTTCTACTTGAACCGATTTTCCGAGTTAATGATTCACAAACCTGGACAAAAATATCTGCTTACCTTTTTGGCCTTCTTACTCTCTCCATTG AGATGGGGAATTTCAAAGTTCATCGAATTTTATCTCAGATGGAAGCTCCCTTTAAAGAAGTTCGGAATGATACCAAAATCCAGCTTTTTTAAAGACTTTTCATCATGTCAGACATGCAAGCTACCTGAAAACTTCTATGATAAAGTTGAACAAGGAAGCATAATTATTAAAAGATCACACTGCTTTAGCTTCTGTAAACAAGGTCTGGTTCTTCATGGAGAATCTCAGCCATTAAAGACAGACTTAGTCATTTACGCCACAGGATTTAAAGGAGAGCAAAAAATAAGAAGCATTTTTTCATCTCCATTCTTCCAGAAATTCATTACAGGCTCATCAACACCTGCTATCATTCCTCTTTACAG ACAAGTTATTCATCCTCGGATTCCGCAACTGGCTGTCATAGGATATGCAGAAACTCTATCAAATTTGTGTGCAACTGAAATCAGATGTCAATGGTTAGCAGAACTTGTTGATGGAAAATTTGAAGTACCTTGTATAAGTGAGATGGAAAAGCAAGTGTCAATATGGGAGACATTTCTGAAACAGCATACGGGCAATTCTAGAAGAGCATGTATCAGTAACATACATATATGG